One window of Vitis riparia cultivar Riparia Gloire de Montpellier isolate 1030 chromosome 5, EGFV_Vit.rip_1.0, whole genome shotgun sequence genomic DNA carries:
- the LOC117914573 gene encoding uncharacterized protein LOC117914573: MDCNKEEAVRAKGLAEKKMQNKDFVGARKIAIKAQQLYPDLENISQMLTVCDVHCSAEHKLIGNEIDWYGVLQIEQTADEASIKKQYRKLALLLHPDKNKFSGAEAAFKLIGEAQRVLLDREKRSLHDMRRKACMKPKAAHQTQPRANKNVNFGRQSGVQNSSMNNAATTYAGVNAQHQRPQQQASSGSSNGRLTFWTVCPFCAVRYQYYREIVNRSLRCQSCGKTFIAYDMNTQSTAQGTSWSQPAFPQQKPVPNQDAHKVGPQSTFQKPASNVGFQGKFGGEKSRMESFSKTGCTSEIGGGSKTNEKYVNVDMKVDKGGGSNEAKSPGKVNGKKRKKQEVESSESCDTGSSSDTEELVMEEDDDLPAKQNSGRYAEQYPRRSNRHKQHVSYSENVSDDDNLMSPRKRAKGNGSSSANEEKSEDVSLKENICKINKQAGAAADVEEDKKDSGQKGTGSFDESLPNGTKETKKDNGKETVTDDACKRSPEADNDFPSSSTPKAAKDPEFYEYPDPDFNDFDKDRKEECFTVGQTWAVYDTVDAMPRFYAQIRKVFSTGFKLRITWLEPDPSDEAEIEWVSEDLPYSCGNFKRGKSENTGDRLMFSHLVSWEKDRSRDAYKIHPRKGETWALFKNWDIKWSSDPESHRKYEFEYVEVLSEYDENVGISVVYLSKLKGFACLFCRILKQGIDSILIPPSELLRFSHRIPSFKLTGEERQDVPRGSLELDPASLPANVEEIPVPEEDLKMEASNANGSVSKSTEENVKPMTGSEGGSSMFQVDNETHLDPENGNPDDILKDHSSDPASVVASTPEAYEIPEPDFCNFDAEKSPEKFQVGQIWALYSDEDGLPKYYCQIKKIDSDPDFKLHVTWLEACSPPNDMIQWLDKKMLTTCGRFKIKKGKPQTYTSAASFSHQLRAELTDKKNEYAIFPRKGEVWALYKNWNAEMTCSDLENCEYDIVEVLDENDLWIEVLLLERVEGYNAVFKSQVEGRLPFSMKIPRVELLRFSHQIPAFHLTEERDGALKGNLELDPASLPILLFCSN; this comes from the coding sequence ATGGACTGCAATAAAGAAGAGGCTGTCAGGGCCAAGGGGCTTGCTGAAAAGAAGATGCAAAACAAGGATTTTGTGGGGGCTCGGAAGATTGCAATTAAAGCCCAACAACTCTATCCTGATCTGGAAAATATTTCCCAGATGCTCACTGTGTGTGATGTACACTGCTCTGCGGAACACAAATTGATTGGGAATGAGATTGACTGGTATGGTGTCCTTCAAATTGAGCAAACGGCAGATGAGGCATCAATCAAGAAGCAATACCGGAAGCTTGCTCTCCTACTTCACCCAGACAAAAACAAGTTTTCTGGTGCTGAAGCTGCCTTTAAGCTGATTGGGGAAGCACAAAGAGTTCTTTTGGACCGGGAAAAACGGTCCTTGCATGACATGAGACGTAAAGCTTGCATGAAACCTAAAGCAGCACATCAGACCCAACCGCGGGCAAATAAGAATGTGAATTTTGGAAGACAATCTGGGGTTCAAAACAGTTCTATGAACAATGCTGCTACAACATATGCAGGTGTGAATGCCCAACACCAGCGGCCACAACAGCAGGCTTCATCAGGTTCTTCCAATGGCCGCCTGACATTCTGGACTGTATGTCCTTTCTGTGCTGTAAGATACCAGTATTATAGAGAAATCGTCAACCGATCATTGCGTTGTCAAAGCTGTGGCAAGACCTTCATTGCCTATGACATGAATACTCAAAGTACAGCACAAGGAACCAGTTGGAGTCAGCCTGCATTCCCCCAACAGAAGCCAGTCCCTAATCAGGATGCTCATAAAGTGGGTCCACAGAGTACTTTTCAGAAACCTGCTTCCAATGTGGGATTTCAAGGAAAATTTGGTGGTGAGAAGTCAAGAATGGAGTCATTCTCAAAGACGGGATGCACTTCTGAGATTGGTGGTGGGTCTAAAACCAATGAGAAATATGTGAATGTGGATATGAAGGTTGATAAAGGAGGGGGATCTAACGAAGCTAAATCCCCAGGAAAGGTGAACggtaagaaaagaaagaagcagGAAGTGGAATCCAGTGAAAGTTGCGACACTGGAAGCAGCTCTGACACTGAAGAATTAGTTATGGAAGAGGATGATGATCTCCCAGCTAAACAGAATTCTGGACGTTATGCAGAGCAGTACCCCCGGCGATCTAATCGGCATAAACAACATGTTTCCTACAGTGAAAATGTAAGTGATGATGACAACTTAATGAGTCCTCGAAAAAGAGCAAAAGGGAACGGATCATCCTCTGCCAATGAAGAGAAGAGCGAGGATGTAtcattgaaagaaaacataTGCAAAATCAATAAGCAGGCTGGTGCAGCTGCTGATGTAGAAGAAGATAAGAAGGACTCGGGGCAAAAAGGAACTGGCTCTTTTGATGAGAGCTTGCCTAATGGAACCAAAGAGACTAAGAAAGACAATGGAAAGGAAACAGTGACGGATGATGCATGTAAGAGAAGTCCTGAAGCTGATAATGATTTTCCTTCAAGTTCAACCCCCAAAGCTGCAAAAGATCCAGAGTTCTATGAATACCCCGATCCAGATTTTAATGACTTTGACAAGGATAGGAAAGAAGAATGTTTTACAGTTGGGCAGACATGGGCTGTCTATGATACTGTGGATGCAATGCCGAGATTCTATGCTCAGATCAGGAAAGTTTTCTCTACTGGGTTCAAGCTGCGGATAACCTGGTTGGAGCCTGACCCTAGTGATGAGGCTGAAATTGAATGGGTTAGTGAAGATTTGCCATATTCTTGTGGTAATTTCAAACGTGGGAAGTCCGAAAACACTGGAGATCGTCTTATGTTCTCTCATTTAGTTTCTTGGGAAAAGGACCGCAGTAGAGATGCTTACAAGATACATCCAAGAAAAGGAGAGACCTGGGCCCTTTTTAAGAACTGGGATATAAAATGGAGCTCAGACCCAGAGAGTCATAGGAAGTATGAGTTTGAATATGTGGAAGTCTTGTCAGAATATGATGAGAATGTTGGAATATCAGTTGTGTACTTGAGTAAGTTAAAAGGTTTTGCCTGTCTTTTTTGTCGAATACTGAAGCAAGGAATTGATTCGATCTTGATCCCACCAAGTGAACTACTTAGGTTCTCCCACAGGATTCCTTCTTTTAAACTGACTGGTGAGGAAAGGCAAGATGTTCCAAGAGGGTCTCTTGAACTTGACCCTGCGTCTCTGCCTGCCAACGTTGAAGAAATTCCTGTTCCTGAAGAAGATTTGAAGATGGAGGCTAGTAATGCAAATGGTTCCGTTTCTAAGTCTACAGAAGAGAATGTGAAGCCCATGACAGGGTCAGAAGGAGGTTCATCTATGTTTCAGGTTGATAATGAGACCCATTTAGACCCAGAGAATGGCAATCCTGATGATATTCTCAAAGACCATAGTAGTGATCCAGCTTCTGTAGTAGCTTCAACTCCAGAAGCTTATGAAATTCCTGAGCCAGACTTCTGCAACTTTGATGCTGAGAAATCCCCAGAAAAGTTTCAAGTTGGTCAGATTTGGGCCTTGTACAGTGATGAGGATGGTTTGCCAAAGTACTATTGTCAGATTAAGAAAATTGATTCTGATCCAGATTTCAAATTGCACGTAACTTGGCTTGAAGCCTGCTCACCTCCAAATGACATGATTCAGTGGCTTGACAAAAAGATGTTGACCACTTGTGGGAGATTTAAGATTAAGAAGGGTAAGCCCCAGACCTATACTAGTGCTGCTTCCTTTTCTCATCAGTTAAGAGCAGAACTTACTGACAAGAAGAATGAATATGCCATCTTTCCTAGGAAAGGTGAGGTTTGGGCATTGTACAAGAACTGGAATGCTGAAATGACATGTTCTGACTTGGAGAACTGTGAATATGACATAGTTGAAGTTCTAGATGAAAATGATTTGTGGATTGAAGTTTTGCTTTTAGAGCGAGTGGAGGGTTACAATGCAGTTTTCAAGTCTCAAGTAGAAGGAAGATTACCTTTCAGTATGAAGATTCCTCGGGTTGAATTGCTTAGGTTCTCTCATCAAATTCCTGCTTTCCATCTGACGGAAGAGAGAGACGGTGCCTTGAAAGGAAACTTAGAGCTTGATCCTGCATCATTGccaattcttttattttgttcaaaCTGA
- the LOC117914239 gene encoding uncharacterized protein LOC117914239 has product MGSLGDSDDEIDDTQPLADISDSETQNFDALSSPSSLSGEKIKDWNADAVQFLQNTVPFDDTVPLEDAFETQLVNLSGETQVLDDPDCTENIRTQLLDGFDDEVVIESDGEGTDRTEVLSDNEGLSDDNSVRSIGVFPVDKENVHHVSACEQGEKGSLLEPHPSIGEQCNAEHNVSTVTPLEQGTLEPEPGSVPRGFTSVRAAALRASGLAARAMTLNGTKSGPLKQNDEENKISSIRGQSAVGAEVAPENCFGEYNEGLRNETKCRVSRSTVRKLFTEDTFAEKSRSTNNIHSNDEGTDLSQLLACGNKSAGLSYVDSQEPEEASQANALDFVDRFLQVNMLEFDQEVDHGKTTKTKSITVSSAKGPQSLAKASNHRNTVGQSEIFDWDDNREDEGGGEFFCHRKEELFDHKHHGRISSSEPRKTRQADLKGSQVDEFRNKEEKLKIHHKIMNFVHSEPRLVRPNSKENDKIFQDDNMKIKKNLANELDEQLNAESSGGEFEATGADMDVPDMLNVGFDTQMAAEAMEALFYGSSLNNGDVHEACQGNHNSKGLPKRERKNSACTKEDSFQKRAHPLDSGVITRQSKKMKGIGARLSKESSGCARSKNVREQIDVEPVKAKPKRTKSNSQERFASRGSENVGKNPSKVTRKRKAEGTLERSHIDEVEGCHGLATSHSLISVKKRGLQEELGTFTPVACRTRHRMVVNQFERAKIASNDSGEKINNQRKAGPLKDRRKRSKAVDACKVSGDKERLSTSGSNGSGKLQSDKLSHHEQSDSKLTAISNGGKMDALSCPKQSRTHRNLLGRANSITDLDGPPKPFVGQEAIEQFIPRQTRSKSKARGTFSGFDMKRKIQSSSNASLGLSSLDQNSEGILLKQSLDKPGAGDAMLNRSSVNQNRKKISRDPTGERASKHSEGNSDADPSSPAEGREGNAGLREMCKPSGSVCTTPVNSVTPTNAASPVCMGNEYVKQSCKKNLRTSLLKEINNLTDTGPGPTSAVKDSRRRREISNVRVLFSQHLDDDIIKQQKKILTRLGVSVASSISDATHFITDAFVRTRNMLEAIAYGKPVVTHLWLESCVQARCFIDEKGYILRDAKKEKELGFSMPVSLARACQHPLLQGRKVLITPNTKPGKEIIASLVKAVDGQPVERIGRSVLKDGKFPDDLLILSCDEDYAVCEPYLEKGAAVYSSELLLNGIVTQKLEYERHQLFVDNVKRTRSTIWMRKDVANLKRCRTQLKGLSLLDEERDGYEVNSRKDAAPRVKPDYNFLKKALILFH; this is encoded by the exons ATGGGTTCCCTTGGAGATAGTGATGACGAAATCGACGACACCCAACCTCTTGCTGATATTTCCGATTCCGAAACCCAAAACTTTGATGCTCTGTCTTCTCCCTCTTCGTTGTCTG GTGAGAAAATCAAAGATTGGAATGCTGATGCAGTGCAATTTCTACAAAATACTGTACCTTTTGATGACACTGTTCCGCTTGAAGATGCATTTGAAACCCAATTGGTGAATCTTAGTGGTGAAACCCAAGTTTTGGATGATCCTGATTGCACTGAGAATATAAGAACCCAATTATTGGATGGGTTCGATGATGAAGTTGTCATTGAAAGTGATGGTGAAGGAACGGATAGAACTGAAGTTCTGAGTGATAATGAGGGTTTATCTGATGATAACTCTGTGAGAAGCATAGGTGTTTTCCCAGTAGACAAAGAAAATGTGCATCACGTTTCTGCTTGTGAACAGGGTGAAAAGGGAAGTCTGTTGGAACCCCATCCTTCGATTGGTGAACAGTGCAATGCAG AACACAATGTTTCTACTGTGACACCGCTGGAACAAGGCACCCTGGAACCTGAACCTG GATCTGTTCCAAGGGGGTTTACTTCAGTTCGTGCTGCAGCTTTGCGGGCCTCTGGTTTAGCAGCTCGTGCTATGACTCTTAATGGAACCAAGAGTGGGCCTTTGAAAcaaaatgatgaggaaaatAAGATTTCTTCTATAAGAGGCCAATCAGCAGTTGGGGCAGAAGTTGCTCCAGAAAATTGTTTTGGGGAATATAATGAGGGATTAAGGAACGAAACCAAATGCAGGGTTAGTAGATCTACAGTGAGAAAACTTTTTACTGAGGATACATTTGCTGAGAAAAGCAGATCCACTAACAACATTCATAGCAATGATGAAGGAACAGACTTGTCTCAATTGCTTGCCTGTGGTAACAAGTCAGCAGGGTTGAGCTATGTTGACTCTCAAGAGCCTGAAGAGGCATCCCAAGCCAATGCACTTGATTTTGTGGACAGGTTTCTTCAAGTTAATATGCTGGAGTTTGATCAAGAAGTTGATCATGGGAAGACtaccaaaacaaaatcaattacTGTCTCAAGTGCAAAAGGGCCTCAAAGTTTGGCCAAGGCATCCAATCATAGAAACACAGTTGGGCAATCGGAGATTTTTGACTGGGATGATAACCGTGAGGATGAAGGTGGCGGAGAATTTTTCTGTCATAGAAAGGAAGAATTATTTGATCACAAACATCATGGGCGGATATCTTCTTCTGAACCTCGGAAGACCAGGCAGGCTGACTTGAAAGGAAGCCAAGTGGATGAGTTCAGGAATAAGGAAGAGAAATTGAAGATCCaccataaaataatgaattttgttCATTCTGAGCCAAGATTAGTCAGGCCTAATTCAAAAGAGAATGACAAGATATTTCAAGatgataatatgaaaataaaaaagaatctTGCAAATGAGTTGGATGAGCAGTTAAATGCAGAATCCTCAGGAGGAGAGTTTGAAGCCACTGGTGCTGACATGGATGTGCCTGACATGCTAAATGTAGGTTTTGACACTCAAATGGCTGCTGAAGCTATGGAAGCCTTATTTTATGGGTCATCCCTTAATAATGGTGATGTTCATGAGGCTTGTCAAGGTAACCATAATTCCAAGGGTTTGCCCAAGAGGGAGAGGAAGAATTCAGCTTGTACTAAAGAGGATTCATTTCAGAAGAGGGCACATCCTCTGGATTCAGGAGTAATTACAAGACAATCCAAGAAAATGAAGGGGATTGGTGCCAGACTTAGTAAAGAATCTTCAGGTTGCGCACGCTCTAAGAATGTCAGGGAGCAGATTGATGTGGAGCCAGTAAAAGCAAAACCAAAACGGACCAAGTCAAATTCTCAGGAACGCTTTGCCTCCAGGGGAAGTGAAAATGTGGGCAAAAACCCTTCTAAAGTCACCAGGAAAAGAAAGGCAGAAGGAACCTTGGAAAGAAGCCATATTGATGAGGTTGAAGGATGTCATGGCCTAGCAACATCACATAGTCTTATTTCAGTTAAGAAACGGGGTTTACAAGAGGAGCTTGGTACTTTTACACCAGTTGCTTGTCGAACTAGGCATCGCATGGTTGTAAATCAGTTTGAAAGAGCTAAGATCGCATCAAATGATTCtggtgaaaaaataaataatcagaGAAAGGCTGGTCCACTTAAAGACAGAAGAAAAAGGAGCAAAGCTGTTGATGCCTGTAAGGTGTCAGGTGATAAAGAGAGATTGTCTACATCTGGTTCCAATGGCTCTGGCAAACTTCAGTCTGACAAACTGAGTCATCATGAGCAATCAGATTCAAAGTTAACTGCTATATCTAATGGTGGCAAAATGGATGCTTTGAGCTGTCCTAAACAAAGCAGAACTCATAGAAACTTGTTGGGTCGAGCAAATAGCATCACAGACTTAGATGGTCCACCCAAACCATTTGTTGGACAAGAAGCCATTGAACAATTTATCCCTAGGCAGACAAGGTCAAAAAGCAAAGCTAGAGGCACTTTTTCTGGTTTTGACATGAAGAGGAAAATACAATCATCTTCAAATGCTTCTCTGGGGTTGTCTTCCCTAGACCAGAATTCTGAAGGAATATTGCTAAAGCAAAGTTTAGATAAACCAGGAGCAGGTGATGCTATGCTTAACCGTAGTTCTGTTAAtcagaatagaaaaaaaatttccagaGATCCGACTGGGGAAAGAGCATCTAAGCATTCTGAGGGGAACAGTGATGCAGATCCCTCATCACCTGCTGAAGGCAGAGAAGGAAATGCTGGGTTAAGGGAGATGTGTAAACCCTCTGGTTCAGTATGTACTACCCCAGTTAACTCTGTGACACCTACAAATGCTGCATCACCAGTTTGTATGGGTAACGAATATGTCAAGCAGTCTTGCAAGAAGAACCTAAGGACATCccttttgaaagaaatcaataACTTAACTGACACTGGACCAGGGCCTACTTCTGCAGTAAAAGATTCTAGGAGGAGAAGAGAAATATCGAACGTTCGAGTCTTATTTAGCCAACACTTGGATGATGATATAATTAAGCAGCAGAAAAAG ATTTTGACCCGCCTGGGAGTTTCTGTAGCTTCCTCTATTTCAGATGCCACACACTTTATAACAGATGCATTTGTACGGACAAGGAATATGTTAGAAGCTATTGCATATGGCAAACCAGTGGTGACACATCTATGGCTTGAGAGCTGTGTGCAAGCTAGATGCTTTATTGATGAGAAAGGCTACATACTGAGGGAtgccaaaaaggaaaaggagctTGGCTTTAGCATGCCAGTTTCATTGGCACGTGCATGCCAACATCCTCTTTTACAG GGTCGAAAAGTCTTAATCACTCCAAACACAAAGCCTGGTAAAGAAATAATAGCAAGCTTGGTTAAGGCAGTTGATGGTCAG CCTGTGGAGAGGATAGGCAGATCTGTGTTGAAGGATGGCAAATTTCCAGATGATCTGTTGATTTTATCGTGTGATGAAGATTATGCAGTCTGTGAGCCTTATCTCGAAAAAG GAGCAGCTGTTTACAGTTCAGAGTTGCTACTGAATGGGATAGTCACTCAGAAGCTGGAGTATGAAAG ACATCAGCTGTTCGTGGATAATGTAAAAAGAACCAGATCTACGATATGGATGAGAAAAGATG TTGCCAATCTGAAGCGATGTAGGACACAGTTAAAAGGCCTAAGTTTACTAGATGAAGAGCGGGATGGTTATGAGGTGAATTCAAGGAAAGATGCAGCTCCCAGGGTGAAGCCGGATTATAACTTCCTCAAAAAAGCACTCATCTTATTCCATTGA